Proteins encoded by one window of Dokdonella sp.:
- a CDS encoding ATP-binding protein: MTKTVHSVRRADCSIIALDKFIQATRDSGYKGTASAISELVDNSIQAGATRIAISVAAKTSDDEEKAIEVSVLDNGCGMDPPTLRQALRFGGSTRFGDRRGLGRYGMGLPNASLSQARRVAVFTWQSPKGARGHDTPTVYSSYLDVDEIVRCEMIEVPEPKVVKVSPSECAGNSGTLVCWSQCDRLDNRRVSTIVRKLEVELGRRFRHFIWKGLRITINGDTLDAFDPLYLHPKAEISGAQLFGEEMRFEVRADPLDSRKTGWVSVRFTELPVHAWHKLSNDEKRRIGLSKGAGVSIVRGGREVDYGWFFMGSKHRENYDDWWRCEIQFDPILDEAFGITHTKQQARPQAHLIEALSPDLEATARALNGRARKAHTAVKARERFSEAERIANERDHLLRPLPRSVDPTARALMRELEESHPTLRDRPNEADRYSIIEHSVKDTSFFTLAHDGDRLVLVLNPDHPFYREIYKPLSEGEAPRDPQLRAKLELLLLAAARSEAAARGKVPALAKHRLEWSNTLAAFLNDK; this comes from the coding sequence ATGACGAAGACCGTGCACTCAGTTCGACGCGCCGATTGCTCGATCATCGCGCTCGACAAGTTCATCCAAGCGACCCGAGACTCTGGGTACAAGGGTACAGCGAGCGCGATCTCAGAACTCGTTGACAACTCTATCCAAGCGGGTGCCACACGCATCGCGATCTCCGTCGCGGCCAAGACCAGCGACGACGAGGAGAAGGCGATAGAGGTTTCGGTACTGGACAATGGCTGTGGGATGGACCCGCCGACACTGCGTCAGGCACTCCGGTTCGGCGGGAGCACTCGATTCGGAGACCGCCGAGGACTTGGGCGGTACGGCATGGGCCTGCCCAATGCGTCGCTGAGCCAAGCGCGGCGTGTCGCGGTCTTTACGTGGCAGTCGCCGAAGGGCGCGCGTGGGCATGACACCCCGACCGTGTACTCGTCATACCTCGACGTCGACGAGATCGTGCGCTGCGAAATGATCGAGGTGCCCGAGCCGAAGGTGGTGAAGGTGTCGCCAAGTGAGTGCGCAGGGAACTCGGGAACCCTCGTTTGCTGGTCGCAGTGCGATAGGCTCGACAATCGCCGCGTCTCTACCATCGTGCGCAAGCTTGAGGTCGAACTCGGTCGACGTTTTAGGCACTTCATCTGGAAGGGACTCCGTATAACCATCAACGGCGATACACTCGACGCCTTCGATCCGCTTTACCTACACCCGAAAGCAGAGATTTCTGGTGCCCAACTTTTCGGTGAGGAGATGCGCTTCGAAGTCCGCGCCGATCCGCTCGATTCGCGAAAAACTGGTTGGGTGAGCGTGCGGTTCACGGAACTGCCGGTCCACGCGTGGCACAAACTTTCGAACGACGAGAAGCGCCGAATCGGCCTCTCGAAGGGTGCCGGCGTCTCAATCGTCCGTGGAGGACGAGAGGTAGACTACGGCTGGTTCTTCATGGGCAGCAAACACCGAGAGAACTACGACGACTGGTGGCGCTGCGAGATCCAGTTCGATCCGATCCTCGACGAAGCCTTTGGCATTACACACACGAAGCAACAGGCTCGCCCCCAGGCGCACCTCATCGAGGCACTCTCGCCGGATCTCGAGGCGACCGCGCGTGCCCTCAATGGCCGCGCACGCAAGGCTCACACAGCCGTGAAGGCGCGCGAGCGCTTCTCCGAAGCGGAGCGCATCGCCAATGAGCGGGACCACCTCCTACGCCCCCTCCCGCGCAGTGTTGATCCGACAGCGCGGGCGCTGATGCGTGAATTGGAGGAGAGTCACCCGACGCTACGGGATCGCCCTAACGAGGCGGACCGCTACAGCATCATCGAGCACTCGGTGAAGGACACGTCGTTCTTCACCCTCGCGCACGACGGGGACAGGCTTGTGCTCGTATTGAACCCTGATCACCCCTTCTACCGCGAGATCTACAAGCCGCTCTCTGAGGGCGAGGCCCCTCGCGATCCGCAACTCCGCGCCAAACTCGAACTGCTCCTCCTCGCGGCGGCGCGGAGCGAAGCGGCCGCGCGCGGGAAGGTCCCGGCGCTCGCAAAGCATCGGCTCGAGTGGAGTAACACCTTGGCTGCCTTCCTGAACGACAAATGA
- a CDS encoding RAQPRD family integrative conjugative element protein, translating to MTPLGNPTTACRRVPALAVALTIALAGASPASAGGVTAEHEQLAALTRQLDLLDRLAEHAAHTAPQERARYHFDYARLRTDLMRVRAGLQDYLVPQRAQPRDPVPLAGDYVRRDRTDDEEPSP from the coding sequence ATGACACCCCTTGGCAACCCGACGACCGCCTGCCGCCGTGTGCCGGCCCTGGCCGTGGCGCTGACCATCGCGCTCGCCGGCGCATCGCCCGCATCGGCCGGCGGTGTCACCGCTGAGCACGAGCAACTGGCGGCGCTCACCCGCCAACTCGACCTGCTCGACCGCCTCGCCGAGCACGCCGCCCATACCGCTCCGCAGGAACGCGCCCGCTACCACTTCGACTACGCCCGACTGCGCACGGACCTGATGCGCGTTCGCGCCGGCCTGCAGGACTACCTCGTGCCCCAGCGCGCCCAGCCGCGCGATCCCGTCCCGCTGGCCGGCGATTACGTCCGCCGCGACCGCACCGACGACGAGGAGCCGTCGCCATGA
- a CDS encoding TIGR03758 family integrating conjugative element protein — translation MTPSADQVAAFQANGGFAPSAVSAVVLAFVFAVLLLWGVWAMRTAYVGWAEHRITERQFLAVVVRFVAMYLVLTFFLLS, via the coding sequence ATGACGCCCTCTGCCGATCAGGTCGCCGCCTTCCAGGCCAACGGCGGCTTTGCGCCTTCGGCCGTCTCTGCCGTGGTGCTCGCTTTCGTGTTCGCCGTGTTGCTGCTGTGGGGCGTGTGGGCCATGCGCACCGCCTACGTCGGCTGGGCCGAGCACCGCATCACCGAACGTCAGTTCCTCGCCGTCGTCGTGCGCTTCGTGGCGATGTACCTGGTGCTGACCTTCTTTCTCCTCTCCTGA